The nucleotide window CTCGCGGCGCTCAACGGCTGGGACGATCTGATTTACACGCATATCTCGGCGAGCGTGCCGGGCGAACCCGGCCACTTCCTGATCAATCCATTCGGCCTCGCCTTCGATGAAGTGCGCGCGTCGAATCTGGTAAAGATCGATATTGCAGGCAACATCGTCGGCGCAAGCGAATATGCGGTGAACGCGACCGGCTTCGCGCTGCACGCGGCGGTCCACGCAGCGCGCGCCGATGCCTTCTGCGTGATGCATTTGCACAATACGGCGGGCGTCGCCGTTTCCGCGCAACCGGCCGGCTTGCTGCCCGCGTCGCAACACGCGCTGCGTTTCTACGGCCAACTCGCGTACCACGACTACGAAGGCCTCGCGTTCACGCCGGCGGAAGGCGAGCGCCTCGTCGCACATCTCGGCGACAAGCCTGCCATGCTGTTGCGCAATCACGGTACGCTGACCGCCGGCCGCACCGTCGCCGAAGCCTATGTGCTGATGGCAACGCTGCTCAAGGCATGTGAGATCCAGTTGCAGGCGCAAGCATGCGGCAGCGAACTGGTCGTGCCGAGCGCCGCGGTCGCCGCACGCACGGCGGAACAACTGTACGATGGCGGCGCGATTGAAGGCGCGCTCGAATGGCCTGCCTTGCTGCGCAAACTCGACCGCCTCGACACCAGCTATCGCGATTGAATTCGCGCCACGCTCTGCTCAATCCCAATCTCATCTTTAACGGAGTCACGCCATGCCCACATTTCATATCGAACTCTTCGAAGGCCGCTCGGTGGAACAGAAACGCCAATTCGTCGAAGCCATCACCAAGGCGACCTGCGAATCGCTTGGCGTCGAAGCGAACTCGGTGGATATCATTCTCACCGACGTGAAACGCGAAAACTGGGCGACCGCTGGGCGTTTGTGGTCCGACGCCTGAGCGCGAAGCGCGCGGCGTGCGGTGTGCCTGACGATGTTTGCCGCCCGCTCGCCGCGGATGGACGGATCGCGCGCGTTGTAGGTAATCGCGGCCGAACTGAACACGACGGGATTGGTACGCGAGGCGTCGGAACGCATGCGCGCGGCCACCATCACGTTGCTGTAAACGGCTCCTCACGCGAAATTCGCCGATTTGCCGATGGTGACTCTGGCTGAACGCGCTGGCCGCGGCCCACGTATGCAATGCTGGAAGGCCGGGCGCCGAAGATGCTGCGCGCGTTGCGCGCGCAGCTCGTGATGCTCAGCGATGCGTATTTAAAGCGCATCGCCGTGGCGACGTAGCAACACATCGCCACGAGGTTACGCCATCAGAACTTGTGGATGATGCCCACACCCGCTGCAAACTGGCTGCGTGACGAAGACGGCGTGCCGTTCTGGCCGTCGCCGACACTGGCCGTCGCGTTGATGATGCTCACACCGTTCGTACCCAGGGTCTGGCCGCCTGCACGTTGGTACGCCTCGAGCGCATACAGCCCGGTGCGCTTGGAGAGGCTGTAGTACTGCGAGAGGTTGAACTGCTGGTAGCTGGCCGAACTCGTGATGCCGTTCGCTTTGGTTGCACGCGTATAGCTGTAGCCCGCAGCCAGGTCCAGTGCCGTCAAGGGCTTGAAGTGCAGCACGGCGCCGCCGGTGTTGAAGATCGCCGTGGTGTGGAACGGCGAGTTGATACCCGGAATGTACTGCACATTCGAGTACGCGAACGACACGTCCCACTGCGGGCTGAACGCATAGCCGCCCGTCACCGCCACGCGCTGCTGTGCCTGCGCCCGCTGATAGCCGTTGTTGATGGCCGACACGCCAGCCTGAGCGCCTGCGTTCGACGTCGTGGAGTCAGGGCCCCATGCGCCGCCGCCAGGCGTCGAGTTGTTGATGCGCTGGAAGCCCGCCGCAATACCGAACGGACCGTTCAGGTACTGCAAGGCCGCGCTCCACGTCGAACCGGCGTTGAAGCTGCCCGGCACGCCGCCCAGCGAATACGAACCGCTAGCCGTCACGCCATACAGGCTCGGCGACGTGTACACCAGCGAGTTGTTGGCGCGGTACAGCGTATCCAGAGAGTCGATATCGCCCGGGTGCGCACCGTACGCGCCCGTCAGCCACGTGGTCGGGCTGTACGGGGAGAGCAGCGTGTAGTACGACGTATATTGGCGGCCCGCCGTGAGCGTACCGTAGGTGGCATTCGCCACGCCGACATAAGCCTGGCGGTTAAACCCAAGGCCGGAGACTGACTGCGCGCCGTTTGCGCTGTTAAAGCCCTCTTCCAACTGGAAGATCGCCTTCGTGCCGCCGCCCAGATCCTCGGCGCCCTTCAGGCCGAAACGGCTGCCGGCCCAGATGCCGTTGACCATTTTCACCACCGAGCGACCGCCGCTGGTCGAACCGAGCGACGTCTGGCTGCTCTGATAGCCGATCCCCGTATCGACGATCCCGTACAACGTCACGCTGCTCTGTGCGTGCGCGCCGAGCGCGACCAACCCAAGGGCTGAGGTTGCTAGTGCCTTTTTCATTTCTGCTCCTCTTTAAAAGATTATTCTTTGATGGCGGCACTGTTCGAGTTCCGCTGAGTGTGAATTAAGGACTTCAAAATACCGGATGACCATTGATCAGGCTAGGCAACCATGTCGAGAACATCGGCACGTAAGTCACGATGTTGATCGCGCTGAAGATAGCCAGGTAATAAGGCCACGCCACCTTGGTAGTTTCACCAATCGACACATTGCCAATCGCGCACCCGATAAACTGCACCGAGCCGATCGGCGGGTGCACCAGACCCAATGCGCAATTCAGCAGGATCATGATCCCGAACTGCACGGGACCCACGCCGGCGTGCATCGCCATCGGCAGGAACAGCGGCGTGGTGATCAGGATGTGCGCCGCCATGTCGACGAACGTACCGAGGAAAATCTGGATCAGATTGATGTACAGCAGCATCAGCCACGGCAGGCTGGTCGCGCCATCGAGCATGTGTTCGATCGCATCCGGAATCTCCAGATAAGCCATCTGGTAACGCAGCATGTTCGACACGCCGATCAGCAGCAGCACCACGCCGGTGGTTTTGGCCGCTTTGGACAGCGCGTGGAACAGCTTCTTCATCGTCATCGAGCGGTACACGACGATCGTCAGCACCAGCGAATAAAACACCGCAATAGCGGCGGCTTCTGTCGCGGTAGCAATGCCTTTTGCCACGCAAACCAGAATGATCGCGATCACCATCAAGCCGGGCAATGCGCCGAGGAACGTGCGGGCCACGGCGTACCAGCCGGGGAATTTCTGCAATTCCGTCGAACCGTCGGCACGACGCGGATAACCGTATTTGACTGCTTGCCAGTATGCGGCGACCAGCACGAAACCCATCACCCACAACACTGGCAGCAGACCGGAAAACAACAGATCGCCGATCGAGACACCGCTCATCGGGTGGCCATTCAAGGTGCCGGTGATGCCCTGCGCCGCGAATGCATAGATGATCATGTTGGTCGACGTCGGCATGAGCGCGCCTGCCAGCGACGAGTGAGTCGTCACATTGACCGCGTACGCCGCGCTGTAACCCTCACGCTTCATCAGCGGAATAACCACGCCGCCCATGGCCGACGTATCCGCCGATGGCGAACCGGAGACCCCGCCGAACAACGTGCAGGCCACCACGTTCGCCATGCCGAGGCCGCCGCGGAAATGCCCGACCGTGGCTTGCGCGAAACGCAGGATGCGGTCCGCGATGCCACCGTGCAGCATCAGTTCGCCCGACAGGATGAAGAACGGCACCGCGAGGAACGAAAAGCCGTTGATGCCCGAAATCATCGACTGCATGGCGGTGGCCGCCGGCAAGCCTTCATACAGGTAAGTCAGGACACATGAGAGCCCGAGCCCGAAGGAAACAGGAACGCCGAGAATGAGAAAAACGAGGAAACTAACGGAGAGAATGGCAAGTTCCATGATTGCTCTATTTTTGTTTCTGTGCAAAAAGCGTCAGCAGATTCTCAAACGAGAACATTGCTATGCAGACGCTGGCAATAACCGGGATGCAGTAACGCAAGGATTCAGGCAAGCCGATAATTGGAATCCGGTCTTCGGCGGTGGCCTCCACCATCTGCAAACACCCGAAGAAAATCGCCACGGCCAGCACGATCAGGCAAATATGCTGAAAGACCGTTGCCACGAGCTGCCCTTTCGGCGGCAATTTCTTGACAAGCGAATCGAGCCCGATATGACCGCCTTCGCGCACCTTGAGCGCGGCGCCGAACATGGCGATCACGATCACCAGCAGGAGCGCGATGGGCTCGACGAAATCCGGTGCATCGCTGAAGACGTAGCGCATCACGACGCTGTAGATCACCAGCAGGCTCAGCACGGCAAGACTCACCGATGCCACGATGACCAGCCCGCGGAACAGAAAATCATTTGGGCGCTTCATGAATCTCATTGAACCCATCCTTGCATACGACCGACCTGTCTTTAATATTCAGCAATCCTGCTCGACTCTTCCAGTTCGGAAAGCGCGCAGCGGCAGAGCCCGCGAATCTTCTCGCGCGCCTTCGCCGCTGCTTCGCCTCCGTTCAGGCGAACCTTATTTGACTGCCTGAATTTCGTCGACGATCTGCTTCATTTGCGGAGTCTTTTCGTACTTCGCCCATACCGGCTGCATGGCCTTGACGAACGCGGCCCGATCGATCTGCGACGAGGCGACGATGGTCGCGCCGCCCTTCGTGACCGTCTTGCTCGCGTCGGCTTCGCGCGCGGTCCACAGCTTCTGGTAGTACGGCACCGAGTCGGCGGCGGCCTTCTTGATGATGTCCTGCTCTTGCGGCGTCAGCGTGTCCCACACCTTCTTCGAGAACACGAGCACTTCCGGCGTCATCGAATGCTGCGTTTCGGAGTAGACCGGCGCGACTTCGAAGTGCTTGGTTTCTTCGTACGACGGTATGTTGTTCTCAGCGGCATCCACCAGACCCGTCTTCAGGCCCGTATAGACTTCTGCGAACGGCATCGGCGTGGGCGTGCCGCCCATTGCGCGGATTTCGTCGACCATCAGATCGGACGGCTGCACGCGAACCTTGAGGCCCTTCATGTCAGCCGGCGTGTGAATCGGCTTCTTCGTGTAGATGGAACGCGCGCCGCTCTCGTAGAACGTCAGCGCGATCATGCCCTTGGCCTTGAAGGCGTCGAGAATCTTCTGGCCTTCCGGGCCGTACATCACTTTGCGGAAATGGTCGATGTCGCGGAACAGGAACGGCAGCGACGGAATCATCGATTCGGGCACGATCTCGTTGAACGCGGCGCCGTTGGCACGCGCCATGTCCAGCGCGCCGATGCGCACCTGATCGATGGTGTCGTTTTCGGAACCCAGCGCGCTATTGCCGAAGACCTTCACGGAATCCTTGCCGCCGGTTGCCTTGTTGATCTGTTCCCCCATGTATTTCACGGCCATGTTGGTCGGGTAGGTGTCGCCATGCACGTCGGACACGCGGAACACACGCGCTTGTGCCGACACGGTGCTGAAGGCCAGCACCGAAGCTGCGACGATCAGCGAAACACGGGAAGAGGCAAACTTCTTGTTCATCGTGAAATTCCTTGAAAAATTGACCATCCAATCGATTGCGGACGGCCGCTTGCGGGCGGCCGCCCGCGGATGCGCCATGGTTTGCTGCGTCTCCCGGCTCGACGCTCGCCACCGCTTGCGGTCGCGAGCGCTTTGCCGTGCTGGCCTGTGCAACGTCCCCGGCGCAGATGCTCAGCACTCCTGCCAGACAACTCGACTCTTTTACTTTTGCTTCAACTGCATCGGCTTGCGCCGCGTGTGCGAGGTGTCGCGCACGTCGACACCGCCTCGTTCATACCGAACGAAAAACTCGAAATCCACGGAAAGGAATTTGTTTGGGCTTATACGTTGTACGACGACATATGAAGTCTATAAAACACAGTTTGAGTTGTACAGACGGTATTTACCCGCACCGCGAAGCCGCCCAGCACCTCTGACCGCGACATCGCATGCGAAGCTGCGCGTGGCTTGGGCGCGCGGTCAGGGAGACTGGCCGGCGTGCTGGACGAGTGGTTTTTCGGAGAAGAAAAATGGCGGAACTGTCAGTTTCACGCCACGGTGTTGTACGATGAGTGATGAATATCAAGCGGACAAAAGAAAGGGCGCCGGACATGGCAACATGCCCGGCGCCCTTCTCACGCAAACTCCGCTTACAACTCGCCCGCGAACTCCGGCTCGGGCAGCCCGCTTACGCCCGGGCGCACGGCGAACAGATGCCCGTCGTGCTCGCTCGCGTTCGCCGCCGGCCGAATCGACGTCACGAACAGCGTATCCAGATGGCGTCCACCGAACGCGCACATGGCCGGCTTGATAGCCGGCACGGCGATTTGCCGGTCCAGCCTGCCTTCGGGCGTGAAGCGCAATAACAGGCCCGCGTCGTTCGCGCAAATCCAGTAGCAGCCGTCGGCGTCCACCGCGGCGCCGTCCGGACGGCCCGCATAGTGATTCAGGTCGGCGAACACGCGACGGTTGCGTGGCTCGCCAGTCTCGACGTCGTAATCGAATGCCCAGATCTGCCTGCGCAACGGATGCGAGTCCGACAGATACATGGTCGTGCCGTCCGGCGACCACGCGAGGCCGTTCTGCGTGATGAGCGCCTCGACGACCGGCGCGGACAGCACGCCGCGCTCGTCAAAACGATAGAGCGCCCCGGCCGGCTTAGCCGCAGCCATGTCCTGCACCATCGTGCCGGACCAGAAGCGGCCTTGCCGGTCGCAACGGCCGTCGTTGAAACGCATGTCGTCGCATGCGAAATCCGGCGCGGCGAGCTTGCGGCCTGTCACCTGCACGGCTTCGCCGGCCGCCGTGGCTTCAGTCAGCGTGACCGCAAAGAGCCCGGTCTCGCAGCCGGCCAGCACCGTGCCGCGACGATCGAACGCGATACATGCAACCTTCTCCGGCAACAGCCACTCGGAGCGCTCGCCCGAATCGATGCGCAAGCGCACGATCTTCTGCGCCGGAATGTCCACCCAGTAAAGCGCCTGTTCCGCTGCACGCCAGACGGGACTTTCGCCGACCGAGGCCGGCGCCTGGCCCGCTGCCTCGACCCGTTCCACTCGCGGGTTCGTTGCGGCGCTCACCGTTTGGGCTCCATTGGACCGGCGAGCACGAACGCGCCGCCTTGAAAACGCTGCGTCGGATCGTCGAGTTCGGCAGTGGGCGCGGTGACCGGAAACAGATGCTCGAATTCGACCGAACTGTCCCGCGGACGAAAGCCGAGGAACGCGGCCTTGGTGTTGTCCACCCACTTGGTCCGGTTATCCGACACACCGTAGACGATCGCGTGACCCACGCGGTTGGTGAACAGCGAGCAGCGGACCAGTTCGATGAAGTCGCGAAAGCTCAGATAGGTCACGAGCATGCGCGGATTCTTCGGCTGCTCGAACGACGAACCGATCCGCAGGCACACCGTCTCCAGACCGAAGCGGTCGAAGTAGTAGCGCGACAACGATTCGCCGAAGCACTTCGTCACGCCGTACAGGCTGTCGGGACGCAGCGGCGCGTCGATATCGACGACCTCCGTCACCGGATGAAAACCCACCGCATGATTCGAGCTCGCATACACGATGCGCTTCACGCCCTGCTTCTGCGCGGCCGAATAAAGGTTGTACAGGCCGCGGATGTTCGCTTCGAGCAGGTCTTCGAACGGCGCCTCGATGGAAATACCGCCGAGATGGATCACCGCGTCGACGCCTTCGAGCAATGCATGAACCGCGGCTTCGTTCGCGAGGTCGACGCTCGAGGCTTCCTCGTGTGCCGCCACGTCGCCGAGCGGCGCAATATCCGTGACGCGCACGATATCGGCCCACGCGGCGAGCGCGCCGCGCAATTGCTTGCCGAGGTTGCCGGCCGCGCCGGTCAGCAGCAGTCGGCGGAAGGGTTTCTGTGCCGCGCTGCGGTCAAGGTTCGAATCAGTCATGTTTCTATGTTGGTGTGAGTGCGATCAGAATCAGCGAGCCGCGCCGGCCGAAGCAAGCCAGCCTATCAGGTCACCGGCGCCGGATTGAACAGCGTCAGCGCATTGTGGAGCTTGAGTTTTTCCGCGCAAGTCTCTTTGCGGCCGCTGGCGACCTCGAGCATCAGACGGAACAGTTCCCAGCCCACCTCTTCGATGGTCGCCGCGCCGGTCGCGATGGTGCCGGCGTTGATGTCCATCAGATCATGCCAGCGACGCGCCAGATCCGAGCGCGTCGCGACCTTGATGACGGGCACTTCAGCGAGGCTATACGGCGTGCCGCGGCCGGTGGTGAACACGTGCAGATTGATACCCGCCGCGACTTGCAGCGTGCCGCAGATGAAATCGCTGGCCGGCGTGGCCGCGTAAATCAGCCCTTTCTGGCGGACCTTTTCGCCGGGCGACAACACGCCGGAAATCGCCGAGTTACCCGACTTGATGATCGACCCCATCGCCTTCTCGACGATGTTCGACAGGCCGCCCTTCTTGTTGCCCGGCGTGGTGTTGGCGCTGCGGTCCGCGCCGCCGCGCTTCAGATAATCGTCGTACCACTGCATCTCGCGGATGATCGCCGCGGCGACCTCCGGGTTGGCCGCGCGCGCCGTCAGTTGATCGACGCCGTCGCGCACTTCGGTGACTTCGGAGAACATGACCGTGGCACCGGCACGCACCAGCAAGTCGGTGGCGTAGCCCACGGCGGGATTCGCAGTGAGACCGGAGAACGCATCGCTGCCGCCGCATTGCACGCCGATCACCAGGTCAGACGCGGGACAGGTTTCGCGGCGGCGATTGTTCAAACGCTTCAGATGACCGTCGGCCATCTTCATGATCGACTCGATCATCGACTGGAAGCCGACGTGCGATTCGTCCTGCAGCACGACGACATCGCCGTTCAGATCCGCCTCGATATCGCCGATGTCCGCGACTTCGGCCACATTCGCGGCCGCGGCGATCGGAATCGTGCCGGGCGGCATCAGGCGTTCGGGTTGCAGCTTTTCGCAACCGAGGCTGACCATCATCACCTCGCCGCCGAAATTCGGATTCAGACTGATATTGCGCACGGTGCGGATCGGCACCATCGCATCGGGCGCGTCGATCGCGACGCCGCAACCGTAGGTGTGCCCGAGACTCACCACGTCGTCGACATTCGGATAGTTCGGCAGTAGCTCGGCCTTGATGCGGGCGACCGCGTGCTGGACCACGTCGGCCACGCATTGCACCGTGGTCGTGATGGCGAGGATGTTGCGCGAGCCGACCGAGCCGTCCGCGTTGCGGTAGCCCTCGAACGTGTAGCCTTCGAGCGGCGGCATCTCCGGCGCCTTGATCGTGGCGATCGGCAGATCCTCGAGTCCCGGCGGGCTCGGCATGCGGATCACGTGCTCGTTGATCCAGCTGCCCTTGGGTAAGGCCTTGAGCGCATAGCCGATCACCACGTTATAGCGGATGACCTCGTCGCCCTCGGCCAGATCGGCCAGCGCGACCTTGTGCCCTTGCGGCACGCGCTCGCGCAGCGCCAGCCCATCGGGAAATACCGCGCCCTCACCCAGACCGCCGTCGTTGACGACGATCGCGACATTGTCATTCGGGTGAACGCGAATGTAGAGCGGAGATTGTTCCATTGCATCGATCCTCATGGCGCTGTACGCCTGCTGCGCCAGCTATTCATACGTCATCCTACAACATGAAAGATTGCACAGACGTTCCGTATTTACCCTATGACAAGCATTATGCCGTCAAATGCCCGTTGAGTTAGTCGATTTGTTGTTGTACGATGACGTATAAGAAATCTCCATTTCTACTGATCAAAGCATTCGCGACCCAACCCGCGAACCATTCCGAGCTCTGGATACTTATCATGACGACACCGCAGGAACTGAAGCAGATCGTTTCCGAAGGCCTCCTGTCCTTCCCGGTTACCGACTTCGACGAACAAGGCGATTTCCGCGCTGACACCTATGCCGAGCGCCTCGAATGGCTCGCTCCTTACGGTGCTTCGGCGCTGTTCGTCGCAGGCGGCACGGGCGAATTCTTCTCGCTCACGCACAACGACTATTCGAACGTGGTGAAAACGGCCACCGAAGTCTGCAAAGGCAAGGTGCCGATTCTCGCGGGCGCGGGCGGCCCGACGCGCGTCGCGATCGCCTACGCACAGGAAGCCGAGCGCCACGGCGCGAACGGCATTCTGCTGATGCCGCACTACCTGACGGAAGCCTGCCAGGAAGGTATCGCCGCGCACGCGGAAGAAGTCTGCAAGTCCGTGCCGAACATGGGCGTGATCATCTACAACCGCGCCAACTCCAAGCTTAACGCCGATATGCTCGAAGGGCTGGCCGAGCGCTGCCCGAACCTGATCGGCTTCAAGGACGGCGTAGGCGAGATCGAAAACATGGTGACGATCCGCCGCCGCCTCGGCGAGCGCTTTTCCTACCTCGGCGGCCTGCCGACCGCGGAAGTCTATGCCGCGGCATACAAGGCGCTGGGCGTGCCGGTGTATTCGTCGGCGGTGTTCAACTTCATTCCGAAGACCGCGATGGACTTCTACCGCGCGATCGCCGCGGACGACCACGCGACCGTCGGCAAGCTGATCGACGAATTCTTCCTGCCGTATCTGGCGATCCGCAACCGCCGCGCAGGCTACGCCGTCAGCATCGTCAAGGCGGGCGCGAAGCTGGTCGGCCACAGCGCCGGCCCGGTGCGCGCACCGCTGACCGATCTGACGGAAGAAGAGATGAGCAAGCTGGACGCGCTCATCAAGACGCTCGGCCCGCAGTAATCCGGCTGGCGTAACCGAAGCAGTCAACACCCGGCGGCCGTGCGAACCATGGCCGCGTCGACGGCACCGCAAAGAGCGCCCGGGACGGCAACGTCGCCGGGCGTTTTTGTGCCGCACGAATGTATCGAAAGGCTCGTGGCGTTTGTTGCGCCACGACGTCCGGGGCAGCCCCTCTTCCCTGCATAAAAGATTCAGGAGATGACCATGGAAATGAGCCGCACGGCGAGTGCCGCCCACGTCGCAAAGCGCACGCGAGTCCGCTACGCAATCCTGCTGCTGATCTTTCTGATCACGACGTTCAACTACGCAGACCGCGCCACGCTCTCGGTCACCGGCTCGGCGATGCGCGCCGAGTTCGGCTTCGACGCAATCCGCATGGGCTACATTTTCTCGGCGTTCAGTTGGGCCTATGTGCTCTCGCAACTGCCGGCCGGCTGGCTGCTGGACCGCTTCGGCGCGCGGCGCGTCTACGCGGCGAGCATTTTCTTCTGGTCGCTCTTCACACTGCTGCAAAGCTCCATCGGTTTGCTGGGCAGCGCGGCGGCCGCCGTCACCGCGCTGTTCGTGCTGCGCTTCGCGATGGGCGCGGCCGAATCGCCGGCGTTTCCGGCCAATGCCAAGGTCGTCGCGAGCTGGTTCCCGACCAACGAGCGCGGCACGGCGTCGGCCATTTTCAATGCGGCGCAATACTTCGCCGCCGTCGTGTTCACGCCGCTGATGGCGTGGCTTACGCATGCGTTCGGCTGGCACATGGTCTATGTCGTGATGGGTGTAACGGGACTCGTGCTCGCG belongs to Paraburkholderia sp. FT54 and includes:
- a CDS encoding 4-oxalocrotonate tautomerase, encoding MPTFHIELFEGRSVEQKRQFVEAITKATCESLGVEANSVDIILTDVKRENWATAGRLWSDA
- a CDS encoding TRAP transporter small permease — its product is MRFMKRPNDFLFRGLVIVASVSLAVLSLLVIYSVVMRYVFSDAPDFVEPIALLLVIVIAMFGAALKVREGGHIGLDSLVKKLPPKGQLVATVFQHICLIVLAVAIFFGCLQMVEATAEDRIPIIGLPESLRYCIPVIASVCIAMFSFENLLTLFAQKQK
- a CDS encoding TRAP transporter large permease is translated as MELAILSVSFLVFLILGVPVSFGLGLSCVLTYLYEGLPAATAMQSMISGINGFSFLAVPFFILSGELMLHGGIADRILRFAQATVGHFRGGLGMANVVACTLFGGVSGSPSADTSAMGGVVIPLMKREGYSAAYAVNVTTHSSLAGALMPTSTNMIIYAFAAQGITGTLNGHPMSGVSIGDLLFSGLLPVLWVMGFVLVAAYWQAVKYGYPRRADGSTELQKFPGWYAVARTFLGALPGLMVIAIILVCVAKGIATATEAAAIAVFYSLVLTIVVYRSMTMKKLFHALSKAAKTTGVVLLLIGVSNMLRYQMAYLEIPDAIEHMLDGATSLPWLMLLYINLIQIFLGTFVDMAAHILITTPLFLPMAMHAGVGPVQFGIMILLNCALGLVHPPIGSVQFIGCAIGNVSIGETTKVAWPYYLAIFSAINIVTYVPMFSTWLPSLINGHPVF
- a CDS encoding NAD(P)-dependent oxidoreductase — protein: MTDSNLDRSAAQKPFRRLLLTGAAGNLGKQLRGALAAWADIVRVTDIAPLGDVAAHEEASSVDLANEAAVHALLEGVDAVIHLGGISIEAPFEDLLEANIRGLYNLYSAAQKQGVKRIVYASSNHAVGFHPVTEVVDIDAPLRPDSLYGVTKCFGESLSRYYFDRFGLETVCLRIGSSFEQPKNPRMLVTYLSFRDFIELVRCSLFTNRVGHAIVYGVSDNRTKWVDNTKAAFLGFRPRDSSVEFEHLFPVTAPTAELDDPTQRFQGGAFVLAGPMEPKR
- a CDS encoding SMP-30/gluconolactonase/LRE family protein; the protein is MSAATNPRVERVEAAGQAPASVGESPVWRAAEQALYWVDIPAQKIVRLRIDSGERSEWLLPEKVACIAFDRRGTVLAGCETGLFAVTLTEATAAGEAVQVTGRKLAAPDFACDDMRFNDGRCDRQGRFWSGTMVQDMAAAKPAGALYRFDERGVLSAPVVEALITQNGLAWSPDGTTMYLSDSHPLRRQIWAFDYDVETGEPRNRRVFADLNHYAGRPDGAAVDADGCYWICANDAGLLLRFTPEGRLDRQIAVPAIKPAMCAFGGRHLDTLFVTSIRPAANASEHDGHLFAVRPGVSGLPEPEFAGEL
- a CDS encoding porin, encoding MKKALATSALGLVALGAHAQSSVTLYGIVDTGIGYQSSQTSLGSTSGGRSVVKMVNGIWAGSRFGLKGAEDLGGGTKAIFQLEEGFNSANGAQSVSGLGFNRQAYVGVANATYGTLTAGRQYTSYYTLLSPYSPTTWLTGAYGAHPGDIDSLDTLYRANNSLVYTSPSLYGVTASGSYSLGGVPGSFNAGSTWSAALQYLNGPFGIAAGFQRINNSTPGGGAWGPDSTTSNAGAQAGVSAINNGYQRAQAQQRVAVTGGYAFSPQWDVSFAYSNVQYIPGINSPFHTTAIFNTGGAVLHFKPLTALDLAAGYSYTRATKANGITSSASYQQFNLSQYYSLSKRTGLYALEAYQRAGGQTLGTNGVSIINATASVGDGQNGTPSSSRSQFAAGVGIIHKF
- a CDS encoding class II aldolase/adducin family protein, which encodes MSFTHTPAGRVAEAGPLSDAERQTRVDLAAAYRLAALNGWDDLIYTHISASVPGEPGHFLINPFGLAFDEVRASNLVKIDIAGNIVGASEYAVNATGFALHAAVHAARADAFCVMHLHNTAGVAVSAQPAGLLPASQHALRFYGQLAYHDYEGLAFTPAEGERLVAHLGDKPAMLLRNHGTLTAGRTVAEAYVLMATLLKACEIQLQAQACGSELVVPSAAVAARTAEQLYDGGAIEGALEWPALLRKLDRLDTSYRD
- the garD gene encoding galactarate dehydratase → MEQSPLYIRVHPNDNVAIVVNDGGLGEGAVFPDGLALRERVPQGHKVALADLAEGDEVIRYNVVIGYALKALPKGSWINEHVIRMPSPPGLEDLPIATIKAPEMPPLEGYTFEGYRNADGSVGSRNILAITTTVQCVADVVQHAVARIKAELLPNYPNVDDVVSLGHTYGCGVAIDAPDAMVPIRTVRNISLNPNFGGEVMMVSLGCEKLQPERLMPPGTIPIAAAANVAEVADIGDIEADLNGDVVVLQDESHVGFQSMIESIMKMADGHLKRLNNRRRETCPASDLVIGVQCGGSDAFSGLTANPAVGYATDLLVRAGATVMFSEVTEVRDGVDQLTARAANPEVAAAIIREMQWYDDYLKRGGADRSANTTPGNKKGGLSNIVEKAMGSIIKSGNSAISGVLSPGEKVRQKGLIYAATPASDFICGTLQVAAGINLHVFTTGRGTPYSLAEVPVIKVATRSDLARRWHDLMDINAGTIATGAATIEEVGWELFRLMLEVASGRKETCAEKLKLHNALTLFNPAPVT
- a CDS encoding TRAP transporter substrate-binding protein — encoded protein: MNKKFASSRVSLIVAASVLAFSTVSAQARVFRVSDVHGDTYPTNMAVKYMGEQINKATGGKDSVKVFGNSALGSENDTIDQVRIGALDMARANGAAFNEIVPESMIPSLPFLFRDIDHFRKVMYGPEGQKILDAFKAKGMIALTFYESGARSIYTKKPIHTPADMKGLKVRVQPSDLMVDEIRAMGGTPTPMPFAEVYTGLKTGLVDAAENNIPSYEETKHFEVAPVYSETQHSMTPEVLVFSKKVWDTLTPQEQDIIKKAAADSVPYYQKLWTAREADASKTVTKGGATIVASSQIDRAAFVKAMQPVWAKYEKTPQMKQIVDEIQAVK
- the kdgD gene encoding 5-dehydro-4-deoxyglucarate dehydratase; this encodes MTTPQELKQIVSEGLLSFPVTDFDEQGDFRADTYAERLEWLAPYGASALFVAGGTGEFFSLTHNDYSNVVKTATEVCKGKVPILAGAGGPTRVAIAYAQEAERHGANGILLMPHYLTEACQEGIAAHAEEVCKSVPNMGVIIYNRANSKLNADMLEGLAERCPNLIGFKDGVGEIENMVTIRRRLGERFSYLGGLPTAEVYAAAYKALGVPVYSSAVFNFIPKTAMDFYRAIAADDHATVGKLIDEFFLPYLAIRNRRAGYAVSIVKAGAKLVGHSAGPVRAPLTDLTEEEMSKLDALIKTLGPQ